One Stenotrophomonas maltophilia R551-3 genomic window, TGGTGGAAGGACTTCTCCGACCCCAACCTGGATGCGCTGGTCACCCTGGCCATGCGCGGGAATCATGACCTGAAGTCTGCCCTTGCCGCCGTGGTGGAAGCGCGCGCACTGGCAGGCGCGGCGCGCAAGGACTATCTGCCGAGCGGTGCGCTGCAGGTCAAGGCCGAAGCCATGCAGTCCGCCCAGATCGAAGCGGATCCCTATCGCCAGGATCTTCCCCGGCCCCCTTCCCAGAGGCTGCTGTCCGCTGGACAGATGTTCTCCTGGGAACTGGACCTGTTTGGGCGCATAGGCACCGCCGCAGCCATGGCCGATCGCAAGGCCGATGCCGCGGCGGCTGACGCGAGGTCAGCGGCCGCAGTGCTCCAGGCCGAGGTTGCGAAGAACTACTTCCTGCTCAGGATGGACCAGATCAGCCTGTCCTCTCTTGATCGGGAGGTTGGCCTCAGCGAGGCCCGCGTTGCGCGAGTGAAGGCCCGGTATGCGGCCGGGCTGGTCGATCGCAGGGAGGCACTTGCGGTCGAATCCGAACATGCCGAGCTGGTAGCGCAGGAGGCGGCAACCGTTACCCGGCTGCAGGCGGACAGGGCCGCATTGGCGGTTCTTGCGGGCCGCTCGCCGACCGCGCGGGACGACACCTGGGAGGCGTTGCTGGCCCCGACTCCACTGCCGGCCCCGCCGGGTCTTGCATCGCTTGCGCAGCCGACCGACCTCCTGGCGCGGCGGCCTGACGTCGCCAAGGCCGATGCACGACTGCGGGCAAGCCTTGGCAACGTCGTACTCGCCGAGCGCGCGCACCTTCCGCGCCTCACACTGAATGTCTTCGGCGGCATCCTTGCACCGTTCGGTTCGCTGGGCGATTCCAGCGCAAAGCGCTTCTCGGCCGGCCCGGAGCTTCAGTGGGAGTGGCTGAGCTTTGGCCGGAAGAAGGCCAGGGAGGAAGCGGCGCGCGCCGGCAGCGATCAGAACTGGCATGCGTTCGAGCAGACCGTGCTGACTGCGCTGAAGGAGAGTGAGGACTCCCTGCATGCGTGGACGAGCTCCCAGGTCAGGATGCAGCAGGCGGTAAATGCCGAGGCACTCAGCAGCAGATCTTCGGCCTATGCCTCTTCCCGCGTGGACGCTGGAATCGAACCGAAGGATGCCGGCCTGCAGCAGCAGGCGCTGCACGAGAAGGCGCGCAGAGAGCTTGCGGCGGCACAGGCCGGGCTGCTGATGGCCCACGTGCAGGTGCAGCTGGCACTGGGGGCATGGCAGCCCGAGAAGGGGGACCCGGAGATTGAAATCGGCAGGCCCAACGCTTCCCGGAAGAGCGCCGAAAGCGAAGCATCCGCGGCGCATCACTGACTGCCTCGAACGGCAACCCGCCAGGCCGTACCGACCTGGCGGATCGTTCGTCGCCCGCTACATGAGGAAAACTCTCTTGAACGCTACCCACAGTTCGTCCGTACGTGTGCCCGGCATACTCATCCGCGAAACGGCAGCGCTTATCGTCCGCAATGGTCGGTCGTCGGTGACCGTCAGTGAGATTCTTGAATGCTCGGGCGTCAGCCGTGGCGCGATGTTCCATCATTTCTACTGCAAGCAGGATCTCATCGACGCCACTTTCTCGTGCTGGCTGCAGAACTTCAATCATGACGTGGAACGGAGAATGCGTGCCAACGGGCTCCGCCCCGGCGCATTCACCCACGCCTACGTGGAATCGGTGGTCGAGGGCTGCAGGCGGCACGACGTTGCAATGCTCTCGGCCCTGATCATTCGCCTGGACCTGACCCAGGTATCCGCGTCGCAGTGGATCGAGTGGATGAAGAAGAAGCTCGCCACCGATCTGTCCGAGGCGGACGATCCCGCGCTGAAGTCTGCGCGTCTCGCCGCCGATGGTCTGTGGCTTGGCTCACTGTCCTGCCCTGCCCCCACCAATGAACCGAAGATCGACATTCAAGCGCCGCAAATCCCGGTGCAGCGCTGTGGCCATGGCCCGTCCCATCGCTTTGTCTAAGGACGATCAGGACGCGCGGCCGCGCGCTCATCGAACAGCAAGGATGCAACCGTGCCATGGCTAGAAGAACCAGGGAGGATGCACACGCCACGCGTGAGAGGATCCTCGATGCCGCACTGGTGTGCCTGCTGCGCCATGGGCCCGCGGGCGCCACGCTGGAGCTGATCGCCACCGAGTGCGGCCATTCGCGCGGCGCGATCTACTGGCACTTCGGGTCCCGTCAGAACCTGCTGGGTGAACTTTCCGCGCGAGGGCGGCCAGATGCACCCGAAGGACTGCGGGAGGCCGCCATCCGGCAGTGTAATGACCCGTTCAAGCTTCTGTTTGCGGACCTGGTCAGAGTCTTTGATCACACGCGTCGTACCCCACGCGTTCGCCGGACAGTTGAGCTTCTGCTGCGCTCTGGCGCATCACGTGAGCTCGGCGGCCTAGGCGACGTGCTTGCAGCGTGCGCGATGCCGGAGGTCCGCATGCTGGAGCTTATATACCAGCGTGCAGGAGCACTGGGCCAGCTCCGTGAGGGCGTTGATACAGCCACTGCGGCGCGCAGCCTTCATGCGATCGCGGTCGGTGTTCTGCTGGGATCAATCCTGGAGCCCGGCATCCTCGACCTGGAGATGGGCGCGGCACGCACCGTGGAAGACCTGCTCAGGCTGCACATGGCTGTTCCCTTCGCGACTGCCGGAACGTGGTTCACCCCATGTGCGGGCTGAGCCGGTTCCTCATCGATCCACTTCGCCGAACACAATGTCATAGGTGCCAATCATGGCGACGACATCCGCCAGCATGTGGCCCCTGACGATTTCATCCAGTGAGGAGAGATGGGCGAAGCCGGGGGCACGCAGGTGCACCCGGAATGGCTTGTTGGCGCCATCGGAGATCAGGTAGCAACCGAACTCGCCCTTGGGCGCCTCGACCGCTGCGTAGGTTTCACCTGCCGGCACCTGGTAGCCCTCACTGAAGAGCTTGAAGTGATGGATCAGCGCTTCCATGTCGGACTTCATCTCCTGCCGGGACGGCGGCGCCACCTTGAAGTTGTGGAGCATCACCGGGCCGGGGTTGGCGCGAAGCCAGTCGACACATTGCCTGATGATGCGGTTGGACTGTCGCATCTCCGCGACCCGGCACAGGTAGCGGTCATAGCAGTCACCGGCGGTGCCGACCGGAATGTCGAAGTCGACAGCATCGTACTTCGCGTAGGGGCGCTTCTTCCTCAGATCCCATGCCACGCCCGAGCCTCTCAGCATCACCCCGGTCATGCCCCACTCCATGGCCTGCTGCGGGCTCACAACGCCAATGCCCACCGTGCGTTGCTTCCAGATTCTGTTGTCGGTGAGCAGGGTTTCGTACTCGTCAATCCGGTTCGGGAACTCGCGGGTAAAATTCTCGATGAAATCGAGCAGCGACCCCTCCCTCGCGGCATTCAACCGCCGCAGCTGCTTCCCCGTCTTCCAGCGCGACTCCTTGTACTTCGGCATCTGCTCAGGCAGCTCACGGTACACGCCGCCTGGGCGATAGTAGGTGGCATGCATTCGAGCACCGGATACCGCCTCGTAGCAGTCCATCAGCTCTTCGCGTTCCCGGAACGCATAGAGCATCACGGCCATGGCGCCCAGGTCCAGCGCGCCTGTTCCGATGTTCATGAGGTGATTGAGGATCCGGGTGATCTCATCGAACATCGTGCGGATGTACTGTGCCCGGATCGGCGCTTCGATTCCCAGAAGGGTTTCGATCGCGCGTACGTAGGCATGTTCATTGCACATCATGGATACGTAGTCCAGCCGATCCATGTAGCCGATGGACTGGTTGAAGGGCTTGGACTCCGCCAGCTTCTCAGTGCCCCGGTGCAGCAGGCCCACATGCGGATCCGCGCGCACGACTGTCTCGCCATCCATCTCAAGCACAAGGCGCAGGACCCCGTGGGCCGCGGGATGCTGGGGGCCGAGGTTCATCACGTAGTTCCGGATCTCGGTATCCCGGCGACCATCGCGCATGGGGGCGGGACCGCCCGCCATCGTCCTTTCAGTGTTCATCCAATAGCTTCCGTAGACCGAACGCATTCAGCGGAAGTGCTTAATGCTCCAAGCGTCGATGCTACTTCGACGTGGAAGGCAGGCTATGGACTACCTGGTCTGGAACGTGGGGCGCTGGGATTGTTCCCGAGCCGAAGCAGTCTGCGGTCAACGCGCGGATTTTCTCGACGGCGGCACGTGCTGCCAACCCCGGTTGCGGCGGGGACCAAGCGTGGCAGATCACTTCAATGAGGTTGGGTCAGTTTCTCCTGGACTGTCCAATGCCACCGCGCGATGCCCGGCGCTCGCAAGGAAATGCTGTTCGCAGGCCTTCCACAACCAGCGAAGAAGCATTCTGTTGCAAGCGGTCCTGGGGCAGTTGCTGGAGATGGGAGGCGACACGATCGACCAGTTCATGTGGAAGGATCTGGCCTTGGCCACACCACTGGCCACGACTGGCATCGGCAGCACCCTGGATGTAGGCACTGGCACGGGCGCTGGACAGATTCCGGCACTGTTCGCCGGCACAGAATCCGTCAGCCCCTTTTCCCTGCAGTAGCGTGATCAGCTCTGCGCCGCTTACAAGCCAGGTGCGCTTCGGTGGTGATGTCTCCGCAAGCAAGGATCCGGCCAGGAAGCAGGCTCCAAGCGTAAGCAGCCGGCTCATGCGACGACCCGCCTGTCGGCCTTGATGTCCTCTCATGCCTTGGACCTTGGTTGTCGTCCTTCTGGATTCCATGCAGTTGATCCCCTCACCACGCATCGACCCGTCATCACCAACCGGCGCACCGGCAACTCCGGCGTGCGCAGTCGTTCCAGCAACAGCGACATCGCTGCGCGCCCCATCTCTTCGACCGGCTGTTCGATCACGGTGATGCCCGGTTCGACCAGCTCGGTCCAGCGTTCGTTGTCGAAACCCGCCAGCGCCAGCGCATCCGGAATCTCCAGCCCCGCGCTGCGGGCGGCCTTCAATGCCCCCATGAGCAGCAGGCTGTTGCTGGCGACCAGCGCCTCCGGCCGCGATGGGCCAGCCAGCCACTGTTCGACTGTTGCAATGGCCGCTTCAGCCGTGGGTTCAACCTCGCGATAATCCGGCTCCAGCCCGTGCGTGCGCATTGCAGCCAGGTAGCCGTCACGACGTTCGGCCGCCGTGGTGCTGGTGCTGCCAAACAGGCCGCCGATGCGGCGACAGCCACGCGCGATCAGATGCTCGACCAGCCCCGCCATCGCGGCCGGATTGTCGAGCACCACGCTGTCGATCGACCCGCCGGGTGCGGCGCGGTCCACCAGTACCGTCGGATAGCCCAGTGCGAGCCGCTCCAGGCGCCCCACCGTGGTGCGGGTGGGCGCAAAGATCAGTCCACTGATGCGTTCCTCGTGCATCAACTGCAGATACAGCGCCTCACGCTCGGGGTCCTCGTCGGTGTTGCAGAGGGTGACGCGCAGGCCTTCACGATAGGCAACCTCCTCCACCGCGCGAATCAGTGCAGTGAAGAACGGGTTGCGGATGTCCGCCACGATCAGCCCGATGATGCCGGTGTGCCGGGCCCGCAGGCGTCGTGCCTGCAGGTTGGGGTGATAGCCGGTCTGGCGGATCGCCGCCTCCACCCGGCCACGCACGGCCTCGCTGACCGGGCCGCCGCCGAGCACGCGCGAGACCGTGGACTTGGAGACCCCCGCCACGCGCGCGACGTCGTTGATGCTGATGCTCATTGGAACCGTTCCCGGAAACTGCCGCTGTTCGAGGCCGGATGGCCGTTCAGGGCAATGCTAACGCCAAAGGACTATTGGTTTTTTGTGCAGTGCACATTGAAATAGGAACTGGGAACGTTCCCAATACGCCACAGCACCCCCCCCTCCCGGAGCCCGCCTTGCAGCCCTTGACCTCCCCAGCCCCCGTCAGCCGGGAACTGATCCGCCTGGATGCGCGGGCGCTCGACAAGGCCGACGCCATCGCCCAGGTGGCGCAGATGCTGGTCGCTGCCGGCTGCGTTGCGCCGGGTTACGAGGCCAGCATGGGGCGTCGCGAGGCGTTGGCGAACACCTTCCTCGGCCATGGCGTGGCCATTCCGCACGGGCTGGGCGAGGACCGCCACCTGGTGCGCCGCGATGGCATTGCCGTGCTGCAGTTTCCGGAAGGCGTGGAGTGGAATCCGGGCCAGGTCACCCGGCTGGTGGTCGGCATTGCCGCGCAGTCCGATACCCACATCACCCTGCTGCGCCGGCTGACTCGACTGATCCAGGATGAGGCAACGCTGCAGCGCCTGTTCACCACGGCCGATGCGAGCGAGATCATCAACGCGCTGGCCGGCGATGTTGCGACCACGGCCCCCAATGCGCCGGTGACTGACCTGGCCGAGCGTTTCGACTGGACCATCGCCTACCCCAACGGGCTGCACGCGCGCCCAGCCACGCGCTGGGCCGAAACAGCGCGCGGCTTCGCGGCCCGCGCACAGATCCGTGCGGGCGATCAGGCTGCGGATGGCAAGAGCCTGGTGGCGCTGCTGCAACTCGGGTTGCGCCATGGCGACGCGGTCAGCGTTTCTGCCGAGGGCGCCGATGCTCCAGCCCTGCTGGCCACGCTGCGCAAGGTCATGGACGGGCTGGTGGCACAGGAAAGGGCCGATGCCGAGCGCGCGGCGCAGCGCAAGGCTGCGCCGGTTGCGGGCTGGAATCCGCCCGACGCACAGGCGGCGATCGTCGGCATCGGCGCGAGCCCTGGGCTGGCAATCGGCCCGGTGCATGTACTGGCCAGCACGCACACCGACGTTGCTGACCGCCCCACCCCGCTCGGCGAAGGCGGCGCACGCCTGCAGGACGCGCTCAGCCGCACCCGCCAGCAGCTGGCTGCACTGCAGGATGACACCCAGCGCCGGCTCGGCGCCTCGGATGCGGCAATCTTCAAGGCGCAGGCTGCGCTGCTCGACGACACCGATCTGATTACCCGCACCTGCCAGCTGATGGTCGAAGGCCATGGCGTTGCGTGGTCCTGGCACCAGGCCATCGAGCAGATCGCCTCCGGGCTGGCTGCCCTGGGCAACCCGGTGCTGGCCGGGCGCGCCGCCGACCTGCGTGACGTGGGCCGGCGCGTACTGGCACAGCTTGATCCGTCCGCGGCGGGAGGCGGCCTTGCCGACCTGCCTGCACAACCCTGCATCCTGCTCGCCGCCGACCTGTCGCCGTCCGACACGGCCAACCTCGATACCGGTAGCGTGCTCGGCCTTGCCACCGCACTGGGCGGGCCGACCTCGCACACCGCGATTCTCTCGCGCACGTTGGGCCTGCCGGCGCTGGTCGCCGCGGGCGCGGAGCTGCTGGCGATCAGCCCGGGCCGCGAGGCGATCATCGATGGCAACAGCGGGCGCCTCTATCTGTCTCCGTCCGAGGCGGATCTCGCCTCGGCCCGTGCGTGGATCGCCGAACAGCAGCAGATCCGCGAGCGTGAAGCGGCGCAACGCGCGCAGCCGGCACAGACCCCTGACGGCCACCGCATCGACATCGGCGCCAACGTCAACCTTCCCGAACAAGTGCCGCTGGCACTGGAGCAAGGCGCGGAGGGCGTCGGCCTGATGCGCACCGAATTCCTGTTCCTTGAGCGCGGAAGCACGCCCAGCGAAGATGAGCAGTACGCCACGTACGTGGCGATGGCCAAGGCACTCGACGACCGCCCGCTGATCGTGCGTGCGCTCGATATCGGTGGCGACAAGCAGGTCGCGCACCTGGAGTTGCCGCGCGAGGAAAATCCGTTCCTCGGCGTGCGTGGCGCGCGCCTGCTGTTGCGCCGCCCCGACCTGCTGGAACCGCAGCTGCGTGCGCTGTATCGCGCGGCGAAGGACGGCGCACGCCTGTCCATCATGTTTCCGATGATCACCTCGGTGCCGGAGTTGATCGCACTGCGCGCCATCTGCGAACGGTTGCGCGCCGAGCTTGAGGCACCCGAAGTGCCGATCGGGATCATGATTGAAGTCCCTGCCGCCGCGGCCCAGAGCGATGTACTGGCGCGCCATGCCGACTTCTTCTCGATCGGCACCAACGACCTGACCCAGTACGTGCTGGCGATCGACCGCCAGAACCCGGAACTCGCGGCCGAGGCCGACAGCCTGCACCCGGCCGTGCTGCGCGCGATCCGCGCCACTGTGGAAGGCGCACGCCTGCATGGACGCTGGGTTGGTGTCTGCGGTGGCCTGGCGGGCGATCCCTTCGGCGCAATGCTGCTGGCCGGCCTGGGCGTGGACGAACTGTCGATGACCCCGAACGACATTCCGGCAGTGAAGGCGCGCCTGCGTGGCAACGCGCTGACCGATCTGCAAGCACTGGCCAACACCGCGCTGGACTGCGAAACCGCCGAGCAGGTGCGCGCTCTCGATGGAGCGCGCGCATGAGCGCCCGCGCCGTCACCATTACCCTGAATCCAGCGATCGACCAAACCGTGCGGCTGGCGCACCTGCGACCGGGCCATGTGCATCGTGCCCGCAGCTCCCGCGACGACGCTGGCGGCAAGGGCATCAACGTGGCCGCCTGCCTGGCCGATTGGGGCGTGCCGACCACCGCGATGGGCGTGCTCGGCAATGGCAACGACGGCGTGTTCAGCGCGTTGTTCGCCGAGCGCGGCATCGCAGACGCTTGCCTGCGCATTGCGGGCCGCACCCGCACCAACATCAAGCTGGTCGAAGAGGCCAACGGCGAGACCACCGACATCAACCTGCCCGGCCTGTCACTGCGTGATGCCGATCTGGACGCGGTATCGCGCCGACTCGACGCCCTGCTCCAGCCAGACCTGCCGGTGGTGCTGTCCGGCAGCCTGCCGGACGGGCTGCCAGACGATGCATGGGCGCGACTGCAGGCGCAGGCTGGCGCCGCCGGCGCGCGCGTACTGCTGGACACCAGTGGCGACGCGCTCGCCGCCGCGTTGAGCGGCGCACACGGCGCACTGCCCTACGCGGTAAAGCCCAACCGCCACGAACTGGAAGCCTGGACCGGAACGCCGCTGCCGGATCGCAGCGCCCTGCGGGCCGCGGGCCAGGCCTTGGTCGAACGCGGAGTTGCGCTTGTGGCGATCTCGATGGGCACTGACGGCGCGTTGTTCATTGATCGCAGCGGCGCCCTGATCGCGCGACCGCCGCGACTGGCACGCGGCAGCACGGTCGGTGCAGGCGATGCCATGGTCGCCGGCATCGCCGCCGCATTGCTGGAGCCCTCCCTCGATCTGGCTGCCTGCGCACGACTGGCGACGGCGTTCTCGATGAGCCGGCTGGAAAGCGGCGACGCGCGACGGCTGGATCCGGCACAGGTGCGCGCGTGGACCGGCGATGTACTGATCGAGCGGTTGGACTGAAACCCCTGCGGAGGGAGCTGCGGCTGGCCTCAGGCCACCCCTGACCCCTCCTGCAAGGACGAACCCGAAGAATTCCAGGAGTTCCCATGCAAGCTTCCACCGTAGTCATCGCCGCTGGCGAACGCAGCATCGAGGCGGTTCTTGCCGCCGAAGCGCTGCGCCGCGCCGCCCGCCAGCAAGGGCTCGAACTGGCGATCGAAATCCGCAGCGACCAGGGCGTGACCGGTGCACTGCCCGCCACGCACGCCGCCGCCGCAACGCAGCTGCTGCTGGTGGGGGACGGTGAGGCGGATGCCGCGCGCTTCGGCAATGCCCAGGTCGTGCGCGCCAGCC contains:
- a CDS encoding TolC family protein, whose translation is MGQAPTPAALDADVLPGTPNRQWWKDFSDPNLDALVTLAMRGNHDLKSALAAVVEARALAGAARKDYLPSGALQVKAEAMQSAQIEADPYRQDLPRPPSQRLLSAGQMFSWELDLFGRIGTAAAMADRKADAAAADARSAAAVLQAEVAKNYFLLRMDQISLSSLDREVGLSEARVARVKARYAAGLVDRREALAVESEHAELVAQEAATVTRLQADRAALAVLAGRSPTARDDTWEALLAPTPLPAPPGLASLAQPTDLLARRPDVAKADARLRASLGNVVLAERAHLPRLTLNVFGGILAPFGSLGDSSAKRFSAGPELQWEWLSFGRKKAREEAARAGSDQNWHAFEQTVLTALKESEDSLHAWTSSQVRMQQAVNAEALSSRSSAYASSRVDAGIEPKDAGLQQQALHEKARRELAAAQAGLLMAHVQVQLALGAWQPEKGDPEIEIGRPNASRKSAESEASAAHH
- a CDS encoding TetR/AcrR family transcriptional regulator; translation: MNATHSSSVRVPGILIRETAALIVRNGRSSVTVSEILECSGVSRGAMFHHFYCKQDLIDATFSCWLQNFNHDVERRMRANGLRPGAFTHAYVESVVEGCRRHDVAMLSALIIRLDLTQVSASQWIEWMKKKLATDLSEADDPALKSARLAADGLWLGSLSCPAPTNEPKIDIQAPQIPVQRCGHGPSHRFV
- a CDS encoding TetR family transcriptional regulator gives rise to the protein MARRTREDAHATRERILDAALVCLLRHGPAGATLELIATECGHSRGAIYWHFGSRQNLLGELSARGRPDAPEGLREAAIRQCNDPFKLLFADLVRVFDHTRRTPRVRRTVELLLRSGASRELGGLGDVLAACAMPEVRMLELIYQRAGALGQLREGVDTATAARSLHAIAVGVLLGSILEPGILDLEMGAARTVEDLLRLHMAVPFATAGTWFTPCAG
- a CDS encoding NADH-quinone oxidoreductase subunit D, with the translated sequence MRDGRRDTEIRNYVMNLGPQHPAAHGVLRLVLEMDGETVVRADPHVGLLHRGTEKLAESKPFNQSIGYMDRLDYVSMMCNEHAYVRAIETLLGIEAPIRAQYIRTMFDEITRILNHLMNIGTGALDLGAMAVMLYAFREREELMDCYEAVSGARMHATYYRPGGVYRELPEQMPKYKESRWKTGKQLRRLNAAREGSLLDFIENFTREFPNRIDEYETLLTDNRIWKQRTVGIGVVSPQQAMEWGMTGVMLRGSGVAWDLRKKRPYAKYDAVDFDIPVGTAGDCYDRYLCRVAEMRQSNRIIRQCVDWLRANPGPVMLHNFKVAPPSRQEMKSDMEALIHHFKLFSEGYQVPAGETYAAVEAPKGEFGCYLISDGANKPFRVHLRAPGFAHLSSLDEIVRGHMLADVVAMIGTYDIVFGEVDR
- a CDS encoding Rap1a/Tai family immunity protein translates to MRGEGINCMESRRTTTKVQGMRGHQGRQAGRRMSRLLTLGACFLAGSLLAETSPPKRTWLVSGAELITLLQGKGADGFCAGEQCRNLSSARASAYIQGAADASRGQWCGQGQILPHELVDRVASHLQQLPQDRLQQNASSLVVEGLRTAFPCERRASRGGIGQSRRN
- a CDS encoding LacI family DNA-binding transcriptional regulator; translation: MSISINDVARVAGVSKSTVSRVLGGGPVSEAVRGRVEAAIRQTGYHPNLQARRLRARHTGIIGLIVADIRNPFFTALIRAVEEVAYREGLRVTLCNTDEDPEREALYLQLMHEERISGLIFAPTRTTVGRLERLALGYPTVLVDRAAPGGSIDSVVLDNPAAMAGLVEHLIARGCRRIGGLFGSTSTTAAERRDGYLAAMRTHGLEPDYREVEPTAEAAIATVEQWLAGPSRPEALVASNSLLLMGALKAARSAGLEIPDALALAGFDNERWTELVEPGITVIEQPVEEMGRAAMSLLLERLRTPELPVRRLVMTGRCVVRGSTAWNPEGRQPRSKA
- the ptsP gene encoding phosphoenolpyruvate--protein phosphotransferase, giving the protein MQPLTSPAPVSRELIRLDARALDKADAIAQVAQMLVAAGCVAPGYEASMGRREALANTFLGHGVAIPHGLGEDRHLVRRDGIAVLQFPEGVEWNPGQVTRLVVGIAAQSDTHITLLRRLTRLIQDEATLQRLFTTADASEIINALAGDVATTAPNAPVTDLAERFDWTIAYPNGLHARPATRWAETARGFAARAQIRAGDQAADGKSLVALLQLGLRHGDAVSVSAEGADAPALLATLRKVMDGLVAQERADAERAAQRKAAPVAGWNPPDAQAAIVGIGASPGLAIGPVHVLASTHTDVADRPTPLGEGGARLQDALSRTRQQLAALQDDTQRRLGASDAAIFKAQAALLDDTDLITRTCQLMVEGHGVAWSWHQAIEQIASGLAALGNPVLAGRAADLRDVGRRVLAQLDPSAAGGGLADLPAQPCILLAADLSPSDTANLDTGSVLGLATALGGPTSHTAILSRTLGLPALVAAGAELLAISPGREAIIDGNSGRLYLSPSEADLASARAWIAEQQQIREREAAQRAQPAQTPDGHRIDIGANVNLPEQVPLALEQGAEGVGLMRTEFLFLERGSTPSEDEQYATYVAMAKALDDRPLIVRALDIGGDKQVAHLELPREENPFLGVRGARLLLRRPDLLEPQLRALYRAAKDGARLSIMFPMITSVPELIALRAICERLRAELEAPEVPIGIMIEVPAAAAQSDVLARHADFFSIGTNDLTQYVLAIDRQNPELAAEADSLHPAVLRAIRATVEGARLHGRWVGVCGGLAGDPFGAMLLAGLGVDELSMTPNDIPAVKARLRGNALTDLQALANTALDCETAEQVRALDGARA
- the pfkB gene encoding 1-phosphofructokinase, whose translation is MSARAVTITLNPAIDQTVRLAHLRPGHVHRARSSRDDAGGKGINVAACLADWGVPTTAMGVLGNGNDGVFSALFAERGIADACLRIAGRTRTNIKLVEEANGETTDINLPGLSLRDADLDAVSRRLDALLQPDLPVVLSGSLPDGLPDDAWARLQAQAGAAGARVLLDTSGDALAAALSGAHGALPYAVKPNRHELEAWTGTPLPDRSALRAAGQALVERGVALVAISMGTDGALFIDRSGALIARPPRLARGSTVGAGDAMVAGIAAALLEPSLDLAACARLATAFSMSRLESGDARRLDPAQVRAWTGDVLIERLD